Genomic DNA from Brassica rapa cultivar Chiifu-401-42 chromosome A04, CAAS_Brap_v3.01, whole genome shotgun sequence:
gGTTATCAgtattttattaatagttttgGACCTAgtataaaaagatgaaaaatgtgataatcaataaaaatttagaatattattgtatgttttaaatttttggaatGTCTATTGATTAGGTGGCAGGTTAAGTAGAgagaaaactatatatattatataatagattagaCAACTCCGCACATGCAAGTTGTTTTAGGGTTTTCTTCTTTCACTATAACACCGCCACTCTTCCTTTGGATAACACAGTAATGACAGATCTCTCTACTAATCGCCGCCTCTAATCTCTCTACCTCCGTTGTCACCGATCAGGTATACATACATACACCTCCGACATTGAAATAGTTAACATTTGTCTCTGTCTAATCGTTCCGAGGAATCATTGGGAGTAGAAACTTGGATATTCATAACCAATGCTATTGTTTTGAACCCGCctctcatttttattttatttgcagCCTTCTTTGCCTTACATTGCTTTTGCCTGTTATGTCCAACAATGTCTTGCCTCAGCCTTTGCCTGTAAGTACACAAATGGGTCCATGCGTTGGTGTGTCTACTCCGGAAGTGAGATTCTTGTCAGAACCAAACTGTAACTATCAAGAGGCTCAGATCTCTGTGAGGCAGGATTGTAATGTAATGATGCAGTCATCGTTTGTGCCTAATGGTGCTATTGATACAACTCAGTTACATGGTAAGAGGAAAACACTGTCGCAGCCTATGTCTCATTCTCAACCATTGGCTGTGCAAAATAAACGGATGGTACCGAACCGAGCATGGGCGTCTGACCTAAATAAAGGTCCCAAGTCAGCTTCTCTTTCGCCTAAAACACAGTATTTGCCTGCTTCATCATTATGTACGAATACTTCTTTTTCTTGTAATAAACCTGGGAAGCTAACTACAACGAGGAAACAAGTTTCACAGCCGCTGAAACCTCAAAACGAGTCTTCTAATATTGTGAGGTCCAAAATGAGAGAATCGTTAGCTGGTGCACTGGCAATGGTACAGTGCCAAAAGGATGCTACCAAGGAGTCAAAAACGTTACATAGCGAGCCAGAGTTAGCTGCTTCTGGAGTTGATGTGATGGTGTCTAATGGGAGCCTCAATGATTCTAGTTTTGGAGGAGGTATCTCTGTTCAGACTGAGTTCTTAGCCATGGCCAAGACAAGTGATACCCAAGACTTTGCTGCACAAGAGCCTTCTCCGCAAGCCAATGTTTCATATACTAACAGTGTGTTTACAAAAGATTATCTTTTGCAAGGGACTGGTGACCTCTCTTGGGCTCTTGAGTCAGATTTAGAGTTTACAGAAAATTGTCAAAATGAAATGACTGCAGCAGCGGCTAATGGTGGGAGCCAGGAAAAATTGCTGCTGGATCCAAAAGTGTTGGCGTTTAAAATAGAAGGAGAACTCTTCAAGTTATTTGGCGGCGTGAATAAGAAGTACAAAGAGAAAGGAAGGTCGCTCTTATTCAATTTGAAAGACAAGAGTAATCCTAAGCTCAGGGAAAAGGTTATGTACGGAGAAATTGCAGCAGAGCGGTTGTGTTCAATGTCAGCTGAGGAACTCGCTTCAAAGGAACTAGCGGAGTGGCGGCAAGCCAAAGCAGAAGAGATGGCTCAGATGGTTGTTCTGCAGGATACAGAGGTGGATATCAGAAGCTTGGTGAGGAAAACACACAAAGGAGAGTTCCAAGTGGAAGTGGAGCCAATGGATAGTGGCTCACTGGAGATCTCTGTGGGGTCGAGTTCGCTTAACTGGTCTCGACCAAAGAATATCAAGAAGAAAACACCTGGTGGAGTCAAGAATGAGTCTAGTGAGGGCTCTGCACTAATTAACGGTGTCACAGTAGATGATGAGATGCAGGCTGCCACTGGATCTCTTCCTCCAATTGTTTCTCTTGATGAGTTCATGTCATCCATAGATCCAGAATCTCCATCTGAGTCTTCAGGTATTGGGAAAGGACCTTCCGTATCAGATCATAATGATGCAGAGGCTAATATTGATATTGGTACATTACCAGTTAAGGCCGAGGGTGATGACTTAGTATCCTCAATGTCTCATTCTGATTTGAAATCTGTTTTCATACCTGCGGGTGAACGTCTATGGGAAGGTGCACTCCAGTTGAGTGTTTCTTCTCTGATCTCTGTCATCGGCATTCTGAAAAGGTTTGTAATCAAAGTGTGTATGTCAAAGTTTGTACACTTACTGATATCATATTTTGCTAATCTGATATTTTCTTTGAATAGTGGTGAAAAGACTACTACAAAAGAGTGGCCTATGTTGCTTGAGATCAAGGGTAGAGTCAGATTAGATGCATTTGAGAAGTTTGTACGAGAGCTCCCAAACTCCAGGAGTCGTGCTGTAATGGTATTATTTTACTGCTTGCAATTTCACATTCATTGCTTGAAAGCTGTCTACTTGGCTAAAGTAATCAAATAATATTTGGTACTTGTTTGGTCTACTTGATAGACTCTTTGCCAGTAGCTTTCATGTGTTCTTATATGCAAACCTTGCTTTTATGTTACAGGTTATGTGT
This window encodes:
- the LOC103864683 gene encoding uncharacterized protein LOC103864683 isoform X3, which codes for MSNNVLPQPLPVSTQMGPCVGVSTPEVRFLSEPNCNYQEAQISVRQDCNVMMQSSFVPNGAIDTTQLHGKRKTLSQPMSHSQPLAVQNKRMVPNRAWASDLNKGPKSASLSPKTQYLPASSLCTNTSFSCNKPGKLTTTRKQVSQPLKPQNESSNIVRSKMRESLAGALAMVQCQKDATKESKTLHSEPELAASGVDVMVSNGSLNDSSFGGGISVQTEFLAMAKTSDTQDFAAQEPSPQANVSYTNSVFTKDYLLQGTGDLSWALESDLEFTENCQNEMTAAAANGGSQEKLLLDPKVLAFKIEGELFKLFGGVNKKYKEKGRSLLFNLKDKSNPKLREKVMYGEIAAERLCSMSAEELASKELAEWRQAKAEEMAQMVVLQDTEVDIRSLVRKTHKGEFQVEVEPMDSGSLEISVGSSSLNWSRPKNIKKKTPGGVKNESSEGSALINGVTVDDEMQAATGSLPPIVSLDEFMSSIDPESPSESSGIGKGPSVSDHNDAEANIDIGTLPVKAEGDDLVSSMSHSDLKSVFIPAGERLWEGALQLSVSSLISVIGILKSGEKTTTKEWPMLLEIKGRVRLDAFEKFVRELPNSRSRAVMVMCFVCKEECSKTEQDTISEVVDSYCKDERVGFAEPVSGVELYLCPTRGRTTEILSNIVPRNQLDFLKSLDDDGLIGVVVWRRPQLKKPPLSYSHHKNHGSSLTTLNTSRYGNMREVNNHDDGGDVPPGFGPTAVARDDDDDLPEFNYLSRGDVVMDRTSRSDSVRELIHKYGKSEPLWNQGYYNNCDNGILPEWQSQPNPTNVNGGSMVRLRNEWWRHQAGGY
- the LOC103864683 gene encoding uncharacterized protein LOC103864683 isoform X1, which gives rise to MSNNVLPQPLPVSTQMGPCVGVSTPEVRFLSEPNCNYQEAQISVRQDCNVMMQSSFVPNGAIDTTQLHGKRKTLSQPMSHSQPLAVQNKRMVPNRAWASDLNKGPKSASLSPKTQYLPASSLCTNTSFSCNKPGKLTTTRKQVSQPLKPQNESSNIVRSKMRESLAGALAMVQCQKDATKESKTLHSEPELAASGVDVMVSNGSLNDSSFGGGISVQTEFLAMAKTSDTQDFAAQEPSPQANVSYTNSVFTKDYLLQGTGDLSWALESDLEFTENCQNEMTAAAANGGSQEKLLLDPKVLAFKIEGELFKLFGGVNKKYKEKGRSLLFNLKDKSNPKLREKVMYGEIAAERLCSMSAEELASKELAEWRQAKAEEMAQMVVLQDTEVDIRSLVRKTHKGEFQVEVEPMDSGSLEISVGSSSLNWSRPKNIKKKTPGGVKNESSEGSALINGVTVDDEMQAATGSLPPIVSLDEFMSSIDPESPSESSGIGKGPSVSDHNDAEANIDIGTLPVKAEGDDLVSSMSHSDLKSVFIPAGERLWEGALQLSVSSLISVIGILKSGEKTTTKEWPMLLEIKGRVRLDAFEKFVRELPNSRSRAVMVLFYCLQFHIHCLKAVYLAKVMCFVCKEECSKTEQDTISEVVDSYCKDERVGFAEPVSGVELYLCPTRGRTTEILSNIVPRNQLDFLKSLDDDGLIGVVVWRRPQLKKPPLSYSHHKNHGSSLTTLNTSRYGNMREVNNHDDGGDVPPGFGPTAVARDDDDDLPEFNYLSRGDVVMDRTSRSDSVRELIHKYGKSEPLWNQGYYNNCDNGILPEWQSQPNPTNVNGGSMVRLRNEWWRHQAGGY
- the LOC103864683 gene encoding uncharacterized protein LOC103864683 isoform X2 — its product is MGPCVGVSTPEVRFLSEPNCNYQEAQISVRQDCNVMMQSSFVPNGAIDTTQLHGKRKTLSQPMSHSQPLAVQNKRMVPNRAWASDLNKGPKSASLSPKTQYLPASSLCTNTSFSCNKPGKLTTTRKQVSQPLKPQNESSNIVRSKMRESLAGALAMVQCQKDATKESKTLHSEPELAASGVDVMVSNGSLNDSSFGGGISVQTEFLAMAKTSDTQDFAAQEPSPQANVSYTNSVFTKDYLLQGTGDLSWALESDLEFTENCQNEMTAAAANGGSQEKLLLDPKVLAFKIEGELFKLFGGVNKKYKEKGRSLLFNLKDKSNPKLREKVMYGEIAAERLCSMSAEELASKELAEWRQAKAEEMAQMVVLQDTEVDIRSLVRKTHKGEFQVEVEPMDSGSLEISVGSSSLNWSRPKNIKKKTPGGVKNESSEGSALINGVTVDDEMQAATGSLPPIVSLDEFMSSIDPESPSESSGIGKGPSVSDHNDAEANIDIGTLPVKAEGDDLVSSMSHSDLKSVFIPAGERLWEGALQLSVSSLISVIGILKSGEKTTTKEWPMLLEIKGRVRLDAFEKFVRELPNSRSRAVMVLFYCLQFHIHCLKAVYLAKVMCFVCKEECSKTEQDTISEVVDSYCKDERVGFAEPVSGVELYLCPTRGRTTEILSNIVPRNQLDFLKSLDDDGLIGVVVWRRPQLKKPPLSYSHHKNHGSSLTTLNTSRYGNMREVNNHDDGGDVPPGFGPTAVARDDDDDLPEFNYLSRGDVVMDRTSRSDSVRELIHKYGKSEPLWNQGYYNNCDNGILPEWQSQPNPTNVNGGSMVRLRNEWWRHQAGGY